A single window of Paenibacillus sp. SYP-B4298 DNA harbors:
- the htpG gene encoding molecular chaperone HtpG — protein sequence MAKKQFQAESKRLLEMMINSIYTQREIFLRELISNSSDAIDKIYYRALSDDQLVFNKEDYYIKVTADKESRTLTISDTGIGMTQEELENNLGVIAKSGSLAFKKENELKDGHNIIGQFGVGFYSAFMVADVVTVISKPLGSDEAFKWESEGADGYTIEKAEKATVGTDIIMKIKDNTEDDNYDEFLEEYRLRAIIKKYSDFIRYPIKMDVKGQRPKEDAEGEFEEYQEEQTINSMVPIWRKNKSELTDEDYHNFYMEKRYGFDKPLKHVHISADGAVVYNAILFIPEHTPFDYYSKEYEKGLELYSNGVLIMDKCADLLPDYFSFVKGMVDSEDLSLNISREMLQHDRQLKLIAKNIKSKIKSQLQSMLKDEREQYEKFYGSFGRQLKYGVYSDYGANKDVLQDLLLFHSSKEKKLVSLDEYVSRMPEDQKYIYYAAGDSIERIEKLPQTEGVLDKGYEILYFTDDIDEFAIKMIMSYKEKEFRSVSSGDLGIEADEKDKDNKVQDADKELFAAMKELLSGKVKDVKASKRLKSHPVCLSTEGELSIEMEKVLSAMPNSQEVKADKVLEINVNHEVFQALKNAQASDKEKLALYTSLLFNQALLIEGLPLQDPVEFTNDICKIMA from the coding sequence ATGGCGAAGAAGCAGTTCCAGGCTGAATCCAAACGGCTGTTAGAGATGATGATCAACTCCATTTATACTCAGCGTGAAATTTTCCTCAGAGAGCTTATATCTAACTCCAGCGATGCCATCGACAAAATTTATTATCGAGCGTTGAGCGATGACCAGCTCGTATTTAATAAGGAAGATTACTATATTAAGGTTACCGCAGACAAGGAGAGCCGCACGCTCACCATCTCCGATACCGGGATTGGAATGACACAGGAGGAGCTGGAGAACAATCTGGGCGTCATCGCCAAGAGCGGCTCGCTTGCGTTCAAGAAGGAGAATGAGCTGAAGGACGGCCACAATATTATCGGGCAATTCGGTGTTGGCTTCTATTCAGCGTTCATGGTGGCCGATGTGGTAACCGTCATCAGCAAGCCGCTGGGCAGCGATGAGGCGTTCAAGTGGGAATCCGAAGGCGCAGACGGCTACACGATCGAGAAGGCGGAGAAGGCAACTGTCGGCACGGACATCATAATGAAGATCAAGGATAACACAGAGGATGACAATTATGATGAATTTCTTGAAGAATACCGCTTGAGAGCGATCATCAAGAAGTATTCCGATTTCATCCGTTATCCGATCAAGATGGATGTGAAGGGGCAGCGTCCGAAGGAGGATGCGGAGGGCGAGTTCGAGGAGTACCAGGAGGAGCAGACCATCAACAGCATGGTGCCGATCTGGCGCAAGAACAAGAGCGAGCTGACGGATGAGGACTACCATAACTTCTATATGGAGAAGCGCTACGGCTTTGACAAGCCGCTCAAGCATGTCCATATTAGCGCGGACGGCGCGGTGGTGTACAATGCGATTCTGTTCATTCCTGAGCATACACCGTTCGATTATTATTCCAAGGAGTATGAGAAGGGACTGGAGCTGTACTCCAACGGCGTGCTGATCATGGACAAATGCGCGGACCTGCTGCCGGACTATTTCAGCTTCGTCAAAGGGATGGTCGACTCCGAGGATCTGTCGCTTAACATCTCGCGCGAGATGCTGCAGCATGACCGCCAGTTGAAGCTGATCGCCAAGAACATCAAGAGCAAGATCAAGAGCCAACTGCAGAGCATGCTCAAGGATGAGCGCGAGCAATATGAGAAGTTCTATGGCTCGTTCGGACGCCAGTTGAAATACGGTGTATACAGTGACTACGGCGCGAACAAGGATGTGCTGCAGGATCTGCTGCTGTTCCACTCCTCCAAGGAGAAGAAGCTGGTCAGCCTGGATGAGTACGTCTCTCGCATGCCAGAGGATCAGAAGTATATCTATTACGCAGCCGGCGATTCGATCGAGCGGATCGAGAAGCTGCCGCAGACGGAGGGTGTGCTGGACAAGGGGTACGAGATTCTGTACTTCACCGATGACATCGACGAGTTCGCGATCAAGATGATCATGTCCTACAAGGAGAAGGAATTCCGCTCCGTATCCAGCGGCGATCTGGGCATTGAGGCTGACGAGAAGGACAAGGATAACAAGGTGCAGGATGCGGACAAGGAGCTGTTCGCAGCGATGAAGGAGCTGCTGTCCGGCAAGGTGAAGGACGTCAAAGCCTCCAAGCGTCTCAAGTCGCATCCGGTCTGCCTGTCCACCGAGGGCGAGCTCTCCATCGAGATGGAGAAGGTGCTCAGCGCCATGCCGAACAGCCAGGAGGTTAAAGCGGACAAGGTGCTGGAGATCAACGTGAACCATGAGGTATTCCAGGCGCTCAAGAACGCTCAGGCCTCCGACAAGGAGAAGCTGGCGCTCTACACGAGCCTGCTGTTTAACCAGGCATTGCTGATCGAGGGGCTGCCGTTGCAGGACCCGGTTGAATTCACGAACGATATTTGCAAGATTATGGCGTAA